In the Larus michahellis chromosome 6, bLarMic1.1, whole genome shotgun sequence genome, one interval contains:
- the JAKMIP3 gene encoding janus kinase and microtubule-interacting protein 3 isoform X12 gives MSKKGTSSRARGEKPDALAALQAANEELRAKLTDIQIELQQEKSKVSKLEREKNQEVKQIKEHEQHKSTVVVTELKVKLHEEKMKELQAVREALLRQHEAELLRVIKIKDNEIQRLQTLLNAVRDGAPDKVKTVLLTEAKEEAKKGFEVEKIKMQQEISELKGAKKQVEEALTMVIQADKIKAAEIRSVYHLHQEEINRIKRECEREIRRLLDEKDARRFQLKIAELSAIIRKLEDRNALLSEERNELLKRLREAESQYKPILDKNKRLSRKNEELSHALRRMENKLKFVTQENIAMRQRAGTIRRPSSLNDLDHSQEEREVDFLRLQVIEQQNIIDELSKTLETAGYVKSVMERDKLLRYRKQRKKMTRIPKKPVVETFFGYDEEASLESDGSSISYQTDRTDQTPCTPEDDLEEGMAKEETELRFRQLTMEYQALQRAYALLQEQVGGTLDAEREVKTREQLQAEIHRSQAQIEDLEKALAEQGQDMKWIEEKQALYRRNQELVEKIKQMEAEEARLKHDVQDVKDQNELLEFRILELEERERRSPAINFHHGPFTEGKSPLQVYCEAEGVTDIVVAELMKKLDILGDNAVSNLSNEEQVVVIQARTVLTLAEKWLQQIEVTESALQQKMLDLENEKELFSKQKGYLDDELDFRKQSLDQAHKQILELEAMLYDALQQEAGAKISELLSEEEKEKLKSAVEQWKRQVMSELRERDAQILRERMELIQHAQQRIKELEERIEGQKRQIKELEEKLSFFGHSPSGHTQKPTEGARIASTVTDRKTALITETQKETLPFQKLQISLTFCYRRWKVQSFSSFQTEAELGDVEVSAQVAPAPLAPLTEHFEKLELS, from the exons ATGTCCAAGAAGGGCACCAGCAGCCGAGCTCGGGGGGAGAAGCCGGATGCCTTGGCCGCCTTGCAGGCTGCCAATGAAGAGCTCAGGGCCAAGCTCACCGACATCCAGATAGAGCTCCAGCAAGAAAAGAGTAAG GTCAGCAagttggaaagagagaaaaatcaggaagTTAAGCAGATCAAAGAGCACGAACAGCATAAAAGTACAGTGGTGGTAACAGAGCTCAAAGTCAAACTtcatgaagagaaaatgaaggagCTGCAAGCTGTTCGAGAAGCGCTTTTGAGACAGCACGAAGCTGAACTACTTagagtaataaaaattaaagataatgAAATCCAGAGACTACAGACCCTTCTCAATGCTGTACGCGATGGGGCTCCTGACAAGGTGAAAAcggtgctgctcacagaggcGAAGGAGGAGGCCAAGAAAGGGTTTGAagttgagaaaataaaaatgcagcaagaaaTTTCAGAGCTGAAGGGGGCTAAGAAACAAGTGGAAGAAGCTTTAACTATGGTCATCCAAGCTGACAAAATCAAAGCAGCCGAGATAAGGAGCGTGTATCACCTGCATCAAGAGGAAATCAACAGAATTAAGAGGGAGTGTGAGAGAGAAATTCGTAGACTG TTGGATGAAAAGGATGCCCGGCGTTTCCAACTCAAAATTGCTGAGCTGAGTGCCATCATCAGGAAGCTGGAGGACCGGAACGCGCTGCTGTCGGAGGAGAGGAACGAGCTG ttaaagcGTCTTAGAGAAGCTGAAAGTCAGTATAAGCCCATTTTGGACAAAAATAAACGCCTTAGTAGGAAGAATGAAGAATTGTCACATGCCTTACGTcgaatggaaaataaattaaaatttgtaaCTCAAGAAAATATAGCAATG AGGCAAAGAGCTGGAACAATAAGGAGACCGAGCTCTTTAAATGACCTTGACCACagccaggaagaaagagaagttgATTTCCTGAGACTACAAGTTATTGAACAGCAAAATATCATCGATGAACTCTCCAAG ACCCTGGAAACTGCTGGCTACGTGAAGAGCGTCATG GAACGTGATAAGCTGTTGAGGTataggaagcaaaggaaaaaaatgacaagaattcctaag AAGCCGGTTGTGGAGACGTTTTTTGGCTACGATGAAGAAGCTTCCTTGGAGTCTGACGGTTCCTCCATCTCGTATCAAACTGACCGGACAGATCAAACCCCTTGCACTCCTGAAGATGACTTGGAAGAG GGCATGGCCAAGGAAGAGACAGAGCTGCGGTTTCGGCAGCTGACGATGGAGTACCAGGCTCTGCAACGAGCGTACGCCCTATTGCAAGAACAGGTCGGAGGAACATTGGATGCAGAACGAGAAGTTAAG ACACGTGAGCAGCTCCAAGCGGAAATCCACCGATCCCAGGCGCAGATAGAAGACCTGGAGAAGGCTCTTGCTGAGCAGGGGCAG gacATGAAGTGGATTGAGGAGAAGCAAGCGTTGTACAGAAGAAATCAAGAACTGGTAGAAAAG ATAAAACAAATGGAAGCCGAGGAAGCTCGCTTGAAACATGATGTCCAGGACGTTAAGGATCAAAATGAGCTcctggagttcaggatcctggaGCTTGAA GAGAGAGAAAGACGATCGCCTGCCATCAATTTCCATCACGGTccttttacagaggggaaaagccCTCTCCAGGTCTACTGCGAGGCAGAAGGTGTAACG GACATAGTAGTAGCAGAGCTGATGAAAAAATTGGACATTTTAGGGGATAACGCCGTAAGT AATCTGAGCAACGAAGAGCAAGTAGTTGTCATACAAGCAAGGACAGTTCTCACGCTGGCTGAAAAG TGGCTACAGCAGATAGAGGTGACGGAGTCTGCGCTGCAGCAGAAGATGCTGGATCTTGAGAATGAAAAG GAGCTGTTCAGCAAGCAGAAGGGCTACCTGGATGATGAGCTCGACTTCAGGAAACAGTCCTTGGACCAAGCTCACAAG CAAATTCTGGAATTAGAAGCCATGCTCTATGATGCCCTGCAGCAAGAAGCTGGAGCCAAAATTTCCGAACTTctttcagaagaggagaaagagaaactgaagagcGCCGTAGAGCAATGGAAGCGGCAGGTGATGAGTGAGCTCCGGGAGAGGGACGCCCAAATCCTGCGAGAAAGGATGGAGCTCATCCAACACGCACAGCAG AGAATTAAAGAGCTAGAAGAAAGAATTGAAGgccaaaaaagacaaataaaagagtTAGAGGAAAAG ctttcATTCTTTGGTCATAGTCCTTCAGGCCACACACAAAAG ccAACGGAGGGAGCTAGAATTGCTTCTACTGTCACTGACAGGAAGACAGCACTGATTACCGAGACACAAAAAGAGACATTGCCATTTCAAAAACTCCAAATATCTCTCACATTTTGCTACCGGCGATGGAAGGTGcaatctttctcctcctttcagaCTGAAGCTGAACTAGGGGACGTGGAAGTCTCTGCACAGGTGGCGCCTGCACCACTGGCCCCTCTGACCGAGCATTTTGAAAAGCTAGAACTAAGCTGA
- the JAKMIP3 gene encoding janus kinase and microtubule-interacting protein 3 isoform X26 has product MSKKGTSSRARGEKPDALAALQAANEELRAKLTDIQIELQQEKSKVSKLEREKNQEVKQIKEHEQHKSTVVVTELKVKLHEEKMKELQAVREALLRQHEAELLRVIKIKDNEIQRLQTLLNAVRDGAPDKVKTVLLTEAKEEAKKGFEVEKIKMQQEISELKGAKKQVEEALTMVIQADKIKAAEIRSVYHLHQEEINRIKRECEREIRRLMEEIKFKDRAVYVLERELGVQAGHAQRLQLQKEALDEQLSQIKEADRHLSSPKRELPYASGAGDASDHSGSPQLDEKDARRFQLKIAELSAIIRKLEDRNALLSEERNELLKRLREAESQYKPILDKNKRLSRKNEELSHALRRMENKLKFVTQENIAMRQRAGTIRRPSSLNDLDHSQEEREVDFLRLQVIEQQNIIDELSKTLETAGYVKSVMERDKLLRYRKQRKKMTRIPKKPVVETFFGYDEEASLESDGSSISYQTDRTDQTPCTPEDDLEEGMAKEETELRFRQLTMEYQALQRAYALLQEQVGGTLDAEREVKTREQLQAEIHRSQAQIEDLEKALAEQGQDMKWIEEKQALYRRNQELVEKIKQMEAEEARLKHDVQDVKDQNELLEFRILELEERERRSPAINFHHGPFTEGKSPLQVYCEAEGVTDIVVAELMKKLDILGDNANLSNEEQVVVIQARTVLTLAEKWLQQIEVTESALQQKMLDLENEKELFSKQKGYLDDELDFRKQSLDQAHKQILELEAMLYDALQQEAGAKISELLSEEEKEKLKSAVEQWKRQVMSELRERDAQILRERMELIQHAQQRIKELEERIEGQKRQIKELEEKFLFLFLFFSLAFILWS; this is encoded by the exons ATGTCCAAGAAGGGCACCAGCAGCCGAGCTCGGGGGGAGAAGCCGGATGCCTTGGCCGCCTTGCAGGCTGCCAATGAAGAGCTCAGGGCCAAGCTCACCGACATCCAGATAGAGCTCCAGCAAGAAAAGAGTAAG GTCAGCAagttggaaagagagaaaaatcaggaagTTAAGCAGATCAAAGAGCACGAACAGCATAAAAGTACAGTGGTGGTAACAGAGCTCAAAGTCAAACTtcatgaagagaaaatgaaggagCTGCAAGCTGTTCGAGAAGCGCTTTTGAGACAGCACGAAGCTGAACTACTTagagtaataaaaattaaagataatgAAATCCAGAGACTACAGACCCTTCTCAATGCTGTACGCGATGGGGCTCCTGACAAGGTGAAAAcggtgctgctcacagaggcGAAGGAGGAGGCCAAGAAAGGGTTTGAagttgagaaaataaaaatgcagcaagaaaTTTCAGAGCTGAAGGGGGCTAAGAAACAAGTGGAAGAAGCTTTAACTATGGTCATCCAAGCTGACAAAATCAAAGCAGCCGAGATAAGGAGCGTGTATCACCTGCATCAAGAGGAAATCAACAGAATTAAGAGGGAGTGTGAGAGAGAAATTCGTAGACTG ATGGAGGAGATTAAATTTAAAGACAGAGCAGTCTACGTGCTGGAGAGAGAGTTAGGGGTTCAAGCCGGGCATGCTCAGAGACTGCAGCTCCAAAAGGAGGCTTTAGATGAACAACTTTCCCAGATCAAAGAGGCCGATCGGCATCTGAGCAGCCCCAAGCGGGAACTTCCTTATGCAAGTGGTGCAGGAGACGCTTCAGATCATTCGGGAAGCCCC CAGTTGGATGAAAAGGATGCCCGGCGTTTCCAACTCAAAATTGCTGAGCTGAGTGCCATCATCAGGAAGCTGGAGGACCGGAACGCGCTGCTGTCGGAGGAGAGGAACGAGCTG ttaaagcGTCTTAGAGAAGCTGAAAGTCAGTATAAGCCCATTTTGGACAAAAATAAACGCCTTAGTAGGAAGAATGAAGAATTGTCACATGCCTTACGTcgaatggaaaataaattaaaatttgtaaCTCAAGAAAATATAGCAATG AGGCAAAGAGCTGGAACAATAAGGAGACCGAGCTCTTTAAATGACCTTGACCACagccaggaagaaagagaagttgATTTCCTGAGACTACAAGTTATTGAACAGCAAAATATCATCGATGAACTCTCCAAG ACCCTGGAAACTGCTGGCTACGTGAAGAGCGTCATG GAACGTGATAAGCTGTTGAGGTataggaagcaaaggaaaaaaatgacaagaattcctaag AAGCCGGTTGTGGAGACGTTTTTTGGCTACGATGAAGAAGCTTCCTTGGAGTCTGACGGTTCCTCCATCTCGTATCAAACTGACCGGACAGATCAAACCCCTTGCACTCCTGAAGATGACTTGGAAGAG GGCATGGCCAAGGAAGAGACAGAGCTGCGGTTTCGGCAGCTGACGATGGAGTACCAGGCTCTGCAACGAGCGTACGCCCTATTGCAAGAACAGGTCGGAGGAACATTGGATGCAGAACGAGAAGTTAAG ACACGTGAGCAGCTCCAAGCGGAAATCCACCGATCCCAGGCGCAGATAGAAGACCTGGAGAAGGCTCTTGCTGAGCAGGGGCAG gacATGAAGTGGATTGAGGAGAAGCAAGCGTTGTACAGAAGAAATCAAGAACTGGTAGAAAAG ATAAAACAAATGGAAGCCGAGGAAGCTCGCTTGAAACATGATGTCCAGGACGTTAAGGATCAAAATGAGCTcctggagttcaggatcctggaGCTTGAA GAGAGAGAAAGACGATCGCCTGCCATCAATTTCCATCACGGTccttttacagaggggaaaagccCTCTCCAGGTCTACTGCGAGGCAGAAGGTGTAACG GACATAGTAGTAGCAGAGCTGATGAAAAAATTGGACATTTTAGGGGATAACGCC AATCTGAGCAACGAAGAGCAAGTAGTTGTCATACAAGCAAGGACAGTTCTCACGCTGGCTGAAAAG TGGCTACAGCAGATAGAGGTGACGGAGTCTGCGCTGCAGCAGAAGATGCTGGATCTTGAGAATGAAAAG GAGCTGTTCAGCAAGCAGAAGGGCTACCTGGATGATGAGCTCGACTTCAGGAAACAGTCCTTGGACCAAGCTCACAAG CAAATTCTGGAATTAGAAGCCATGCTCTATGATGCCCTGCAGCAAGAAGCTGGAGCCAAAATTTCCGAACTTctttcagaagaggagaaagagaaactgaagagcGCCGTAGAGCAATGGAAGCGGCAGGTGATGAGTGAGCTCCGGGAGAGGGACGCCCAAATCCTGCGAGAAAGGATGGAGCTCATCCAACACGCACAGCAG AGAATTAAAGAGCTAGAAGAAAGAATTGAAGgccaaaaaagacaaataaaagagtTAGAGGAAAAG tttttatttttgtttttatttttctctttagctttcATTCTTTGGTCATAG
- the JAKMIP3 gene encoding janus kinase and microtubule-interacting protein 3 isoform X5 produces MSKKGTSSRARGEKPDALAALQAANEELRAKLTDIQIELQQEKSKVSKLEREKNQEVKQIKEHEQHKSTVVVTELKVKLHEEKMKELQAVREALLRQHEAELLRVIKIKDNEIQRLQTLLNAVRDGAPDKVKTVLLTEAKEEAKKGFEVEKIKMQQEISELKGAKKQVEEALTMVIQADKIKAAEIRSVYHLHQEEINRIKRECEREIRRLMEEIKFKDRAVYVLERELGVQAGHAQRLQLQKEALDEQLSQIKEADRHLSSPKRELPYASGAGDASDHSGSPEQQLDEKDARRFQLKIAELSAIIRKLEDRNALLSEERNELLKRLREAESQYKPILDKNKRLSRKNEELSHALRRMENKLKFVTQENIAMRQRAGTIRRPSSLNDLDHSQEEREVDFLRLQVIEQQNIIDELSKTLETAGYVKSVMERDKLLRYRKQRKKMTRIPKPVVETFFGYDEEASLESDGSSISYQTDRTDQTPCTPEDDLEEGMAKEETELRFRQLTMEYQALQRAYALLQEQVGGTLDAEREVKTREQLQAEIHRSQAQIEDLEKALAEQGQDMKWIEEKQALYRRNQELVEKIKQMEAEEARLKHDVQDVKDQNELLEFRILELEERERRSPAINFHHGPFTEGKSPLQVYCEAEGVTDIVVAELMKKLDILGDNANLSNEEQVVVIQARTVLTLAEKWLQQIEVTESALQQKMLDLENEKELFSKQKGYLDDELDFRKQSLDQAHKQILELEAMLYDALQQEAGAKISELLSEEEKEKLKSAVEQWKRQVMSELRERDAQILRERMELIQHAQQRIKELEERIEGQKRQIKELEEKLSFFGHSPSGHTQKPTEGARIASTVTDRKTALITETQKETLPFQKLQISLTFCYRRWKVQSFSSFQTEAELGDVEVSAQVAPAPLAPLTEHFEKLELS; encoded by the exons ATGTCCAAGAAGGGCACCAGCAGCCGAGCTCGGGGGGAGAAGCCGGATGCCTTGGCCGCCTTGCAGGCTGCCAATGAAGAGCTCAGGGCCAAGCTCACCGACATCCAGATAGAGCTCCAGCAAGAAAAGAGTAAG GTCAGCAagttggaaagagagaaaaatcaggaagTTAAGCAGATCAAAGAGCACGAACAGCATAAAAGTACAGTGGTGGTAACAGAGCTCAAAGTCAAACTtcatgaagagaaaatgaaggagCTGCAAGCTGTTCGAGAAGCGCTTTTGAGACAGCACGAAGCTGAACTACTTagagtaataaaaattaaagataatgAAATCCAGAGACTACAGACCCTTCTCAATGCTGTACGCGATGGGGCTCCTGACAAGGTGAAAAcggtgctgctcacagaggcGAAGGAGGAGGCCAAGAAAGGGTTTGAagttgagaaaataaaaatgcagcaagaaaTTTCAGAGCTGAAGGGGGCTAAGAAACAAGTGGAAGAAGCTTTAACTATGGTCATCCAAGCTGACAAAATCAAAGCAGCCGAGATAAGGAGCGTGTATCACCTGCATCAAGAGGAAATCAACAGAATTAAGAGGGAGTGTGAGAGAGAAATTCGTAGACTG ATGGAGGAGATTAAATTTAAAGACAGAGCAGTCTACGTGCTGGAGAGAGAGTTAGGGGTTCAAGCCGGGCATGCTCAGAGACTGCAGCTCCAAAAGGAGGCTTTAGATGAACAACTTTCCCAGATCAAAGAGGCCGATCGGCATCTGAGCAGCCCCAAGCGGGAACTTCCTTATGCAAGTGGTGCAGGAGACGCTTCAGATCATTCGGGAAGCCCC GAACAGCAGTTGGATGAAAAGGATGCCCGGCGTTTCCAACTCAAAATTGCTGAGCTGAGTGCCATCATCAGGAAGCTGGAGGACCGGAACGCGCTGCTGTCGGAGGAGAGGAACGAGCTG ttaaagcGTCTTAGAGAAGCTGAAAGTCAGTATAAGCCCATTTTGGACAAAAATAAACGCCTTAGTAGGAAGAATGAAGAATTGTCACATGCCTTACGTcgaatggaaaataaattaaaatttgtaaCTCAAGAAAATATAGCAATG AGGCAAAGAGCTGGAACAATAAGGAGACCGAGCTCTTTAAATGACCTTGACCACagccaggaagaaagagaagttgATTTCCTGAGACTACAAGTTATTGAACAGCAAAATATCATCGATGAACTCTCCAAG ACCCTGGAAACTGCTGGCTACGTGAAGAGCGTCATG GAACGTGATAAGCTGTTGAGGTataggaagcaaaggaaaaaaatgacaagaattcctaag CCGGTTGTGGAGACGTTTTTTGGCTACGATGAAGAAGCTTCCTTGGAGTCTGACGGTTCCTCCATCTCGTATCAAACTGACCGGACAGATCAAACCCCTTGCACTCCTGAAGATGACTTGGAAGAG GGCATGGCCAAGGAAGAGACAGAGCTGCGGTTTCGGCAGCTGACGATGGAGTACCAGGCTCTGCAACGAGCGTACGCCCTATTGCAAGAACAGGTCGGAGGAACATTGGATGCAGAACGAGAAGTTAAG ACACGTGAGCAGCTCCAAGCGGAAATCCACCGATCCCAGGCGCAGATAGAAGACCTGGAGAAGGCTCTTGCTGAGCAGGGGCAG gacATGAAGTGGATTGAGGAGAAGCAAGCGTTGTACAGAAGAAATCAAGAACTGGTAGAAAAG ATAAAACAAATGGAAGCCGAGGAAGCTCGCTTGAAACATGATGTCCAGGACGTTAAGGATCAAAATGAGCTcctggagttcaggatcctggaGCTTGAA GAGAGAGAAAGACGATCGCCTGCCATCAATTTCCATCACGGTccttttacagaggggaaaagccCTCTCCAGGTCTACTGCGAGGCAGAAGGTGTAACG GACATAGTAGTAGCAGAGCTGATGAAAAAATTGGACATTTTAGGGGATAACGCC AATCTGAGCAACGAAGAGCAAGTAGTTGTCATACAAGCAAGGACAGTTCTCACGCTGGCTGAAAAG TGGCTACAGCAGATAGAGGTGACGGAGTCTGCGCTGCAGCAGAAGATGCTGGATCTTGAGAATGAAAAG GAGCTGTTCAGCAAGCAGAAGGGCTACCTGGATGATGAGCTCGACTTCAGGAAACAGTCCTTGGACCAAGCTCACAAG CAAATTCTGGAATTAGAAGCCATGCTCTATGATGCCCTGCAGCAAGAAGCTGGAGCCAAAATTTCCGAACTTctttcagaagaggagaaagagaaactgaagagcGCCGTAGAGCAATGGAAGCGGCAGGTGATGAGTGAGCTCCGGGAGAGGGACGCCCAAATCCTGCGAGAAAGGATGGAGCTCATCCAACACGCACAGCAG AGAATTAAAGAGCTAGAAGAAAGAATTGAAGgccaaaaaagacaaataaaagagtTAGAGGAAAAG ctttcATTCTTTGGTCATAGTCCTTCAGGCCACACACAAAAG ccAACGGAGGGAGCTAGAATTGCTTCTACTGTCACTGACAGGAAGACAGCACTGATTACCGAGACACAAAAAGAGACATTGCCATTTCAAAAACTCCAAATATCTCTCACATTTTGCTACCGGCGATGGAAGGTGcaatctttctcctcctttcagaCTGAAGCTGAACTAGGGGACGTGGAAGTCTCTGCACAGGTGGCGCCTGCACCACTGGCCCCTCTGACCGAGCATTTTGAAAAGCTAGAACTAAGCTGA
- the JAKMIP3 gene encoding janus kinase and microtubule-interacting protein 3 isoform X16, producing MSKKGTSSRARGEKPDALAALQAANEELRAKLTDIQIELQQEKSKVSKLEREKNQEVKQIKEHEQHKSTVVVTELKVKLHEEKMKELQAVREALLRQHEAELLRVIKIKDNEIQRLQTLLNAVRDGAPDKVKTVLLTEAKEEAKKGFEVEKIKMQQEISELKGAKKQVEEALTMVIQADKIKAAEIRSVYHLHQEEINRIKRECEREIRRLMEEIKFKDRAVYVLERELGVQAGHAQRLQLQKEALDEQLSQIKEADRHLSSPKRELPYASGAGDASDHSGSPEQQLDEKDARRFQLKIAELSAIIRKLEDRNALLSEERNELLKRLREAESQYKPILDKNKRLSRKNEELSHALRRMENKLKFVTQENIAMRQRAGTIRRPSSLNDLDHSQEEREVDFLRLQVIEQQNIIDELSKTLETAGYVKSVMERDKLLRYRKQRKKMTRIPKPVVETFFGYDEEASLESDGSSISYQTDRTDQTPCTPEDDLEEGMAKEETELRFRQLTMEYQALQRAYALLQEQVGGTLDAEREVKTREQLQAEIHRSQAQIEDLEKALAEQGQDMKWIEEKQALYRRNQELVEKIKQMEAEEARLKHDVQDVKDQNELLEFRILELEERERRSPAINFHHGPFTEGKSPLQVYCEAEGVTDIVVAELMKKLDILGDNANLSNEEQVVVIQARTVLTLAEKWLQQIEVTESALQQKMLDLENEKELFSKQKGYLDDELDFRKQSLDQAHKQILELEAMLYDALQQEAGAKISELLSEEEKEKLKSAVEQWKRQVMSELRERDAQILRERMELIQHAQQRIKELEERIEGQKRQIKELEEKFLFLFLFFSLAFILWS from the exons ATGTCCAAGAAGGGCACCAGCAGCCGAGCTCGGGGGGAGAAGCCGGATGCCTTGGCCGCCTTGCAGGCTGCCAATGAAGAGCTCAGGGCCAAGCTCACCGACATCCAGATAGAGCTCCAGCAAGAAAAGAGTAAG GTCAGCAagttggaaagagagaaaaatcaggaagTTAAGCAGATCAAAGAGCACGAACAGCATAAAAGTACAGTGGTGGTAACAGAGCTCAAAGTCAAACTtcatgaagagaaaatgaaggagCTGCAAGCTGTTCGAGAAGCGCTTTTGAGACAGCACGAAGCTGAACTACTTagagtaataaaaattaaagataatgAAATCCAGAGACTACAGACCCTTCTCAATGCTGTACGCGATGGGGCTCCTGACAAGGTGAAAAcggtgctgctcacagaggcGAAGGAGGAGGCCAAGAAAGGGTTTGAagttgagaaaataaaaatgcagcaagaaaTTTCAGAGCTGAAGGGGGCTAAGAAACAAGTGGAAGAAGCTTTAACTATGGTCATCCAAGCTGACAAAATCAAAGCAGCCGAGATAAGGAGCGTGTATCACCTGCATCAAGAGGAAATCAACAGAATTAAGAGGGAGTGTGAGAGAGAAATTCGTAGACTG ATGGAGGAGATTAAATTTAAAGACAGAGCAGTCTACGTGCTGGAGAGAGAGTTAGGGGTTCAAGCCGGGCATGCTCAGAGACTGCAGCTCCAAAAGGAGGCTTTAGATGAACAACTTTCCCAGATCAAAGAGGCCGATCGGCATCTGAGCAGCCCCAAGCGGGAACTTCCTTATGCAAGTGGTGCAGGAGACGCTTCAGATCATTCGGGAAGCCCC GAACAGCAGTTGGATGAAAAGGATGCCCGGCGTTTCCAACTCAAAATTGCTGAGCTGAGTGCCATCATCAGGAAGCTGGAGGACCGGAACGCGCTGCTGTCGGAGGAGAGGAACGAGCTG ttaaagcGTCTTAGAGAAGCTGAAAGTCAGTATAAGCCCATTTTGGACAAAAATAAACGCCTTAGTAGGAAGAATGAAGAATTGTCACATGCCTTACGTcgaatggaaaataaattaaaatttgtaaCTCAAGAAAATATAGCAATG AGGCAAAGAGCTGGAACAATAAGGAGACCGAGCTCTTTAAATGACCTTGACCACagccaggaagaaagagaagttgATTTCCTGAGACTACAAGTTATTGAACAGCAAAATATCATCGATGAACTCTCCAAG ACCCTGGAAACTGCTGGCTACGTGAAGAGCGTCATG GAACGTGATAAGCTGTTGAGGTataggaagcaaaggaaaaaaatgacaagaattcctaag CCGGTTGTGGAGACGTTTTTTGGCTACGATGAAGAAGCTTCCTTGGAGTCTGACGGTTCCTCCATCTCGTATCAAACTGACCGGACAGATCAAACCCCTTGCACTCCTGAAGATGACTTGGAAGAG GGCATGGCCAAGGAAGAGACAGAGCTGCGGTTTCGGCAGCTGACGATGGAGTACCAGGCTCTGCAACGAGCGTACGCCCTATTGCAAGAACAGGTCGGAGGAACATTGGATGCAGAACGAGAAGTTAAG ACACGTGAGCAGCTCCAAGCGGAAATCCACCGATCCCAGGCGCAGATAGAAGACCTGGAGAAGGCTCTTGCTGAGCAGGGGCAG gacATGAAGTGGATTGAGGAGAAGCAAGCGTTGTACAGAAGAAATCAAGAACTGGTAGAAAAG ATAAAACAAATGGAAGCCGAGGAAGCTCGCTTGAAACATGATGTCCAGGACGTTAAGGATCAAAATGAGCTcctggagttcaggatcctggaGCTTGAA GAGAGAGAAAGACGATCGCCTGCCATCAATTTCCATCACGGTccttttacagaggggaaaagccCTCTCCAGGTCTACTGCGAGGCAGAAGGTGTAACG GACATAGTAGTAGCAGAGCTGATGAAAAAATTGGACATTTTAGGGGATAACGCC AATCTGAGCAACGAAGAGCAAGTAGTTGTCATACAAGCAAGGACAGTTCTCACGCTGGCTGAAAAG TGGCTACAGCAGATAGAGGTGACGGAGTCTGCGCTGCAGCAGAAGATGCTGGATCTTGAGAATGAAAAG GAGCTGTTCAGCAAGCAGAAGGGCTACCTGGATGATGAGCTCGACTTCAGGAAACAGTCCTTGGACCAAGCTCACAAG CAAATTCTGGAATTAGAAGCCATGCTCTATGATGCCCTGCAGCAAGAAGCTGGAGCCAAAATTTCCGAACTTctttcagaagaggagaaagagaaactgaagagcGCCGTAGAGCAATGGAAGCGGCAGGTGATGAGTGAGCTCCGGGAGAGGGACGCCCAAATCCTGCGAGAAAGGATGGAGCTCATCCAACACGCACAGCAG AGAATTAAAGAGCTAGAAGAAAGAATTGAAGgccaaaaaagacaaataaaagagtTAGAGGAAAAG tttttatttttgtttttatttttctctttagctttcATTCTTTGGTCATAG